The following coding sequences lie in one Xylocopa sonorina isolate GNS202 chromosome 7, iyXylSono1_principal, whole genome shotgun sequence genomic window:
- the LOC143425229 gene encoding pre-mRNA-splicing factor RBM22 produces the protein MATSKTTNTYNRQNWEDAEFPILCQTCLGDNPYIRMTKERYGKECKICMRPFTVFRWCPGARMRFKKTEVCQTCSRLKNVCQTCLLDLEYGLPIQVRDAALKIKDDLPRSDVNKEYYVQNIDSEIGKIDATTPAGAVGKSAAASDLLMKLARTSPYYKRNRPHICSFWVKGECKRGEECPYRHEKPTDPDDPLADQNIKDRYYGVNDPVADKLMRRAAAMPKLDPPEDKSITTLYVGNLGDVLTEKQLRDHFYQYGEIRSVTMVPRQQCAFIQYTQRSAAEAAAERTFNKLILGGRRLTIKWGRSQGRQTVSAAEAIREILEPVPGLPGALPPPPENMGNNFFNLQTTPGMMPPIMIPPPPVAPQFMFPPQMAAAAATPIFPPGTTPIHYPSQDPSRMGASQGIGKPWPEE, from the exons ATGGCCACATCCAAAACAACAAATACGTATAACAGACAAAATTGGGAAGATGCT GAATTCCCAATATTATGTCAAACTTGTTTGGGTGACAATCCGTATATTCGTATG ACGAAGGAAAGGTATGGGAAGGAATGCAAAATATGCATGCGTCCGTTTACAGTATTCAGATGGTGTCCTGGTGCGAGGATGCGATTCAAAAAGACGGAAGTTTGTCAGACCTGCAGTCGCTTGAAAAATGTTTGTCAAACGTGTCTGCTAGATTTAGAATATGGTTTACCGATTCAAGTACGCGACGCTGCACTTAAAATTAAGGACGACTTGCCCAGGTCAGATGTGAACAAGGAATATTATGTACAAAATATAGACAGTGAGATTGGTAAAATAGATGCCACAACTCCAGCGGGTGCTGTCGGTAAATCTGCCGCAGCCAGTGATTTGTTAATGAAGTTAGCAAGAACCAGCCCTTACTACAAAAGAAACAGACCACATATTTGCTCGTTTTGGGTTAAAGGAGAATGTAAGAGAGGCGAAGAATGTCCATATCGTCATGAGAAACCTACAGATCCTGATGATCCATTAGCTGATCAAAATATCAAGGATCGTTATTACGGAGTCAACGATCCTGTCGCTGATAAACTTATGCGTAGAGCTGCGGCTATGCCTAAACTAGATCCTCCGGAGGACAAATCCATAACCACTTTATATGTTGGCAATTTAGGAGATGTGTTGACAGAGAAACAACTCCGCGATCATTTCTACCAGTACGGAGAGATTCGATCTGTAACTATGGTTCCTCGCCAGCAATGTGCCTTTATCCAGTATACGCAGAGAAGTGCTGCTGAAGCAGCGGCAGAGAGGACGTTTAACAAACTGATATTAGGGGGTCGAAGATTAACGATTAAGTGGGGACGTTCTCAAGGAAGACAAACTGTGTCTGCTGCAGAAGCGATTAGGGAAATCTTAGAACCTGTACCTGGTTTACCTGGTGCTCTACCACCACCACCAGAGAACATGGGGAATAACTTTTTCAATTTACAAACCACCCCTGGTATGATGCCACCGATAATGATTCCACCTCCACCAGTTGCCCCCCAATTCATGTTCCCACCTCAAATGGCAGCTGCGGCTGCAACACCAATTTTTCCACCTGGAACCACTCCAATACATTATCCGAGTCAAGATCCATCAAGAATGGGCGCATCTCAAGGTATAGGAAAACCTTGGCCCGAAGAATAA
- the LOC143425034 gene encoding stress-associated endoplasmic reticulum protein 2-like — protein MAPKQRMRIANERATKNITLRGNVPKSTKPQDEGSPVGPCLLALFLFVVCGSAVFQIIQSIRMA, from the exons ATGGCACCGAAACAAAGAATGCGCATCGCTAACGAAAGGGCAACGAAAAACATCACACTTCGTGGAAATGTTCCGAAGTCGACG AAACCACAGGACGAAGGATCCCCAGTTGGACCTTGCCTACTAGCGCTTTTCCTTTTTGTTGTATGTGGTTCTG CTGTGTTCCAAATAATTCAGAGTATTAGAATGGCGTAA
- the Mah gene encoding solute carrier family member mahogany, producing MHRAVRNIFPDMNHERLPLIFRDTSSELSLLFATLCVIDIFGVFPIIALPRSIVQCGLYGIPLVIVVLALQIYTAVLLGKSWIIATTLDPQISRKNRNPLTAVTELTFGSRARTLVTVIQDLTVFGCSIPNLLVASQHLQVFGLKISGQRFDLSFCYWLLVVGVLLCPIMWLGSPRDMKLLASFSCTTVVLTALLIWWCIITDNRELDIMPIPTSPSWDKFISGYGMLAFQFDVHPTLMTVQVDMHRPQDINKAVIISFLVSGSLFVVTASLAVWKYGGSTTANVLQVVPDSFAASTAVLFAAIQLCLSSALGHSALFQHIEDHCNIKRKFGWRRCALRSAIIFLGVAVGESVPRFDIVMALIGGSLTGPLVFLLPPLIYIKIVSLKARSLRPLTPEVYSGSERRPTSENMLVDPRIHSRSVYYGLLGVPRTENHRYSYVYYDELEDEFDEMTEYENVTISSKQGNEEFSMTRRNHGGEPVFVDASQPLRVYKRVSAPERQISKSMKRYNFQKWNKWIGYLIVLFGIAVTISSTFINVRNTVRYVTFTPPCIVNATIVQNSA from the exons ATGCATCGGGCAGTGCGAAACATATTTCCAGACATGAATCACGAGAGATTGCCGCTTATTTTCAGAGACACAAGTTCAGAGTTGTCGCTTCTGTTTGCAACGTTATGCGTTATCGACATATTCGGCGTTTTCCCGATTATCGCGTTACCGCGCTCAATTGTGCAATGCG GACTATACGGGATCCCTTTGGTCATTGTTGTATTAGCTTTACAAATTTATACGGCTGTTCTTCTTGGCAAATCATGGATAATTGCAACTACTTTAGATCCGCAAATTTCGAGAAAAAATCG AAATCCTCTTACAGCCGTAACCGAATTAACTTTCGGTTCACGAGCGAGAACTTTAGTTACTGTAATCCAAGATCTTACGGTTTTCGGCTGTAGTATACCTAATTTGTTAGTTG CTTCGCAACATTTACAAGTTTTTGGATTGAAAATCTCAGGTCAACGATTCGATCTATCTTTTTGCTATTGGCTTCTAGTTGTAGGCGTTCTTTTGTGTCCAATTATGTGGTTGGGCAGTCCACGTGACATGAA ACTACTGGCGTCATTTTCTTGCACCACTGTTGTGCTCACAGCGTTACTGATATGGTGGTGTATAATTACCGATAATCGAGAACTTGATATCATGCCAATACCTACCTCTCCTTCCTGGGACAAATTTATTTCTGG TTACGGAATGTTAGCGTTTCAATTTGATGTTCATCCAACATTGATGACTGTACAAGTAGATATGCATCGCCCTCAAGATATTAACAAAGCAGTTATAATTTCTTTCTTAG TCAGCGGTTCGTTATTCGTTGTTACTGCTAGCTTAGCAGTTTGGAAGTATGGAGGCAGTACAACAGCCAATGTTCTTCAAGTAGTTCCAGACAGCTTTGCAGCAAGCACAGCCGTTCTTTTTGCTGCAATTCAACTTTGCCTTTCTAGTGCTCTTGGCCATTCAGCCCTTTTCCAACATATAGAAGACCACTGTAACATTAAAAGAA AGTTTGGATGGAGGCGATGTGCTTTAAGATCAGCTATCATCTTCCTTGGAGTAGCTGTAGGAGAATCTGTGCCAAGATTTGACATCGTGATGGCTTTGATCGGAGGATCCTTGACTGGTCCATTAGTTTTCTTGCTACCGCCTCTgatatatataaaaattgttAGCTTGAAAGCAAGATCCCTACGACCTCTAACTCCTGAAGTGTATTCTGGTTCTGAAAGACGACCAACCAGTGAAAATATGCTGGTTGATCCAAGGATTCATTCCAGGTCAGTTTACTACGGTCTCTTAGGTGTACCTAGAACTGAGAACCATAGATATTCGTATGTTTATTACGATGAGTTGGAAGACGAATTTGATGAAATGACTGAGTATGAAAATGTTACCATAAGCTCTAAGCAGGGTAACGAAGAATTTTCTATGACAAGAAGAAATCATGGTGGTGAACCAGTATTTGTGGATGCCAGTCAGCCTCTTAGAGTTTACAAACGAGTTTCAGCACCTGAAAGGCAGATTTCAAAATCAATGAAACGTTACAATTTTCAAAAATGGAACAAGTGGATTGGTTATTTGATTGTACTCTTTGGTATAGCTGTTACTATCTCTTCCACATTTATCAACGTAAGAAATACTGTACGTTATGTAACATTCACACCACCGTGCATCGTGAACGCTACCATAGTACAAAATTCCGCATAA
- the Rpii215 gene encoding RNA polymerase II subunit RpII215 gives MATSDSKAPLRTVKRVQFGILSPDEIRRMSVTDGGIRFPETMEGGRPKLGGLMDPRQGVIDRNSRCQTCAGNMTECPGHFGHIDLAKPVFHVGFITKTIKILRCVCFYCSKLLVSPHNPKIKEIVMKTKGQPRKRLTFVYDLCKSKNICEGGDEMDINKENQEQQQTERKPGHGGCGRYQPNLRRSGLDVTAEWTHVNEDSQEKKMALTAERAWEILKHITDEESFILGMDPKFARPDWMVVTVLPVPPLSVRPAVIMYGSAKNQDDLTHKLADIIKANNELIRNEQAGAAAHVISENIKMLQFHVATLVDNDMPGMPRAMQKSGKPLKAIKARLKGKEGRIRGNLMGKRVDFSARTVITPDPNLRIDQVGVPRSIAQNLTFPEIVTPFNIDKMQELVRRGNSQYPGAKYIVRDNGERIDLRFHPKPSDLHLQCGYRVERHIRDGDLVIFNRQPTLHKMSMMGHRVKVLPWSTFRMNLSCTSPYNADFDGDEMNLHAPQSMETRAEVENIHVTPRQIITPQANKPVMGIVQDTLTAVRKMTKRDVFIEKEQMMNILMFLPSWDGKMPQPCILKPKPLWTGKQIFSLIIPGNVNMIRTHSTHPDEEDDGPYKWISPGDTKVMVEHGELVMGILCKKTLGTSAGSLLHICMLELGHEVCGRFYGNIQTVINNWLLLEGHSIGIGDTIADPQTYLEIQKAIRKAKEDVIEVIQKAHNMELEPTPGNTLRQTFENQVNRILNDARDKTGGSAKKSLTEYNNLKAMVVSGSKGSNINISQVIACVGQQNVEGKRIPFGFRKRTLPHFIKDDYGPESRGFVENSYLAGLTPSEFYFHAMGGREGLIDTAVKTAETGYIQRRLIKAMESVMVHYDGTVRNSVGQLIQLRYGEDGLCGETVEFQNLPTIKLSNKAFEKKFKFDPTNERYLRRIFNEDIVREMMGSGEVISELEREWEQLNKDRAVLREIFPSGESKVVLPCNLQRMIWNVQKIFHINKRAPTDLSPMRVIQGVKDLLDKCIIVAGDDRLSKQANENATLLFQCLVRSTLCTKCVFEEFRLSSEAFEWLIGEIETRFQQAQVSPGEMVGALAAQSLGEPATQMTLNTFHFAGVSSKNVTLGVPRLKEIINISKKPKAPSLTVFLTGAAARDAEKAKNVLCRLEHTTLRKVTANTAIYYDPDPQNTVIAEDQEFVNVYYEMPDFDPNKISPWLLRIELDRKRMTDKKLTMEQIAEKINAGFGDDLNCIFNDDNAEKLVLRIRIMNSDDNKFQDSEEETVDKMEDDMFLRCIEANMLSDMTLQGIEAIGKVYMHLPQTDSKKRIVITETGEFKAIAEWLLETDGTSLMKVLSERDVDPVRTFSNDICEIFQVLGIEAVRKSVEKEMNAVLQFYGLYVNYRHLALLCDVMTAKGHLMAITRHGINRQDTGALMRCSFEETVDVLLDAASHAEVDPMRGVSENIIMGQLPRIGTGCFDLLLDAEKCKAGIEIPMAVGAGVMGTAGMFFGSVATPSMSPQMTPWMGATPGYGASSMSPALGSGMTPGGACFSPSGASDASGLSPAYSAYSPQPGSPGSPGPSMSPYPMSPAGGASPSYSPTSPAYLPTSPSITPSSPNYSPTSPTYSPTSPNYSPTSPSYSPTSPSYSPTSPSYSPTSPSYSPTSPSYSPTSPSYSPTSPSYSPTSPSYSPTSPSYSPTSPSYSPTSPSYSPTSPSYSPTSPSYSPTSPSYSPTSPSYSPTSPSYSPSSPNYTPASPSYSPTSPSYSPSSPQYSPASPSYSPSSPKYSPTSPSYSPTSPSFAGTSPQYTPASPTYSPTSPTYSPTSPSYSPSSPQHTASGSTRYSPSSPNYSPTSPTYSPTSPQYSPSSTKYSPTSPTYTPTSPSYSPTSPTYSPPVPGYSPTSPTYSPASPAYETDD, from the exons ATGGCCACGTCCGACTCCAAAGCGCCTCTGCGAACCGTGAAAAGGGTCCAATTCGGCATTCTCTCTCCCGATGAGATA CGTCGGATGTCAGTCACAGATGGCGGCATACGCTTTCCAGAGACTATGGAAGGTGGCCGCCCTAAGCTCGGTGGACTTATGGATCCCAGGCAAGGTGTTATCGATAGAAATTCTAGGTGTCAGACATGCGCTGGTAATATGACAGAATGTCCAGGGCACTTTGGCCACATAGATCTAGCTAAGCCTGTTTTCCATGTTGGTTTTATAACAAAAACAATAAAGATATTGAGATGTGTATGTTTCTATTGTTCCAAACTTCTCGTCAGTCCA CACAATCCCAAGATTAAAGAGATTGTCATGAAAACCAAAGGTCAACCACGTAAACGTCTCACGTTCGTCTACGATTTATGCAAAAGTAAGAACATTTGCGAAGGCGGTGATGAAATGGATATTAACAAAGAGAATCAAGAGCAGCAGCAAACAGAGAGAAAGCCAGGACACGGTGGTTGCGGTAGATATCAACCAAATCTTCGAAGATCTGGATTAGACGTTACTGCCGAATGGACGCACGTGAACGAAGATTCGCAAGAAAAGAAGATGGCACTCACAGCAGAAAGGGCTTGGGAAATATTGAAACACATTACAGACGAAGAATCATTTATACTCGGTATGGATCCGAAATTCGCGCGACCAGATTGGATGGTGGTAACAGTTCTACCTGTTCCACCTTTGTCGGTTAGACCAGCGGTCATCATGTACGGTTCCGCCAAGAATCAAGACGATTTAACGCATAAGCTTGCTGATATCATAAAAGCGAACAATGAATTGATTAGAAACGAACAAGCCGGAGCAGCAGCGCACGTGATATcggaaaatataaaaatgttgcAATTTCATGTAGCTACACTAGTTGACAACGATATGCCTGGTATGCCACGAGCTATGCAAAAATCAGGCAAACCTCTGAAAGCTATAAAAGCAAGATTAAAAGGAAAGGAAGGTAGAATAAGAGGAAATTTAATGGGCAAACGTGTCGACTTTTCAGCTCGTACTGTAATCACACCTGATCCGAATTTGCGAATCGATCAGGTCGGCGTGCCACGAAGTATCGCTCAGAATTTAACATTCCCTGAAATTGTAACGCCTTTCAATATCGACAAGATGCAGGAGTTGGTTAGACGTGGAAATTCACAATATCCAGGCGCTAAGTACATTGTTAGAGACAATGGTGAAAGAATCGATTTAAGATTCCATCCAAAACCGTCTGATTTGCATTTACAATGTGGCTACAGGGTGGAACGTCACATACGGGATGGTGATCTGGTTATTTTCAATCGGCAGCCGACGTTGCACAAGATGAGTATGATGGGTCACAGAGTAAAAGTTTTACCGTGGAGCACATTCCGTATGAACCTCAGTTGCACATCACCGTATAACGCTGACTTCGATGGGGACGAAATGAATTTGCACGCGCCACAATCAATGGAGACCCGTGCAGAGGTCGAAAATATTCACGTGACCCCGCGGCAAATCATCACACCGCAGGCAAACAAACCAGTCATGGGTATTGTACAGGATACACTTACTGCCGTAAGAAAAATGACCAAGAGAGATGTCTTTATTGAAAAAGAGCAGATGATGAATATTCTGATGTTCTTACCCAGTTGGGACGGCAAGATGCCTCAACCGTGTATATTGAAACCAAAACCCTTGTGGACTGGTAAACAAATTTTCTCTTTGATCATACCAGGTAACGTAAATATGATACGAACTCACAGCACTCATCCAGACGAGGAGGACGACGGTCCGTACAAATGGATATCTCCTGGTGACACCAAAGTCATGGTAGAACATGGTGAACTTGTCATGGGTATACTTTGTAAAAAAACCTTGGGTACGTCCGCTGGATCTTTGCTTCACATCTGTATGTTGGAGCTGGGACACGAGGTCTGTGGACGATTTTATGGAAACATTCAGACTGTTATTAACAACTGGTTGCTGCTGGAGGGTCACTCGATCGGTATCGGGGACACCATTGCCGATCCGCAGACATACTTGGAAATTCAGAAAGCTATCAGGAAGGCTAAAGAAGACGTGATAGAAGTTATCCAAAAGGCCCACAACATGGAATTAGAACCTACTCCTGGTAATACTTTAAGGCAGACTTTCGAAAATCAAGTGAACAGAATTCTGAACGATGCTCGTGACAAGACTGGTGGCTCTGCCAAGAAATCGTTGACTGAGTATAACAATCTGAAGGCTATGGTGGTATCAGGATCAAAGGGATCGAACATTAATATCTCTCAGGTTATTGCTTGCGTGGGTCAGCAGAATGTAGAGGGTAAACGTATACCATTCGGTTTCCGTAAAAGAACGCTGCCACATTTCATCAAGGACGATTATGGTCCTGAGTCTAGAGGATTCGTCGAGAATTCGTACCTTGCCGGTCTGACTCCGTCTGAATTTTATTTTCACGCTATGGGAGGTCGTGAGGGTCTTATCGATACTGCTGTAAAAACTGCCGAAACTGGTTACATACAGCGTCGTTTGATAAAGGCTATGGAGTCCGTAATGGTACATTACGATGGGACTGTGAGAAACTCCGTTGGGCAGCTTATCCAGTTACGTTACGGCGAGGATGGCTTGTGCGGAGAAACCGTCGAGTTTCAAAATTTGCCTACCATTAAATTAAGCAACAAAGCGTTCGAGAAAAAGTTCAAGTTTGATCCCACTAACGAGCGATACCTTCGTCGGATTTTTAACGAGGATATTGTTCGTGAAATGATGGGATCCGGAGAAGTAATATCGGAGCTGGAAAGAGAATGGGAGCAGTTGAATAAGGATCGTGCCGTGCTCAGAGAGATCTTCCCTAGTGGAGAATCGAAAGTCGTATTGccttgtaatttacaaagaatGATTTGGAATGTACAGAAGATATTCCACATAAATAAACGCGCACCCACCGATCTCAGTCCTATGAGAGTTATACAGG GGGTAAAAGACCTCTTGGATAAATGTATCATCGTGGCTGGTGATGATAGACTTAGCAAGCAGGCAAACGAAAATGCCACGTTACTGTTCCAATGTTTAGTGAGATCTACTTTATGTACAAAATGCGTATTTGAAGAATTCAGATTATCCAGCGAGGCCTTCGAGTGGCTTATTGGAGAAATTGAAACTAGATTCCAACAAGCGCAG gtATCACCTGGAGAAATGGTTGGCGCTTTAGCTGCTCAATCACTCGGTGAACCTGCAACCCAAATGACGCTGAACACTTTCCACTTTGCTGGTGTATCGTCGAAGAACGTAACTCTAGGTGTACCCAGATTGAAGGAAATTATAAATATCAGTAAGAAACCAAAAGCTCCGTCGTTGACGGTATTCTTGACTGGTGCTGCAGCAAGAGACGCTGAGAAAGCAAAGAATGTGCTTTGCCGTTTGGAACATACAACGCTAAGGAAGGTTACGGCGAACACTGCTATTTACTACGATCCAGATCCACAGAACACCGTTATCGCAGAGGATCAAGAGTTCGTCAACGTTTACTATGAGATGCCTGATTTCGATCCGAATAAAATATCACCTTGGTTGCTTCGTATCGAATTGGACCGCAAGAGAATGACCGATAAGAAATTAACTATGGAACAAATCGCGGAGAAAATAAATGCTGGTTTCGGTGACGATCTGAACTGTATTTTCAATGACGACAATGCAGAGAAATTGGTCCTTCGAATTAGGATAATGAACAGTGACGACAACAAGTTCCAGGACAGCGAGGAGGAGACTGTGGATAAAATGGAAGACGATATGTTCCTTCGATGTATCGAAGCGAATATGCTTAGTGACATGACGTTACAG GGAATTGAGGCAATAGGGAAAGTGTACATGCATTTACCACAGACTGATTCCAAAAAACGTATAGTTATCACAGAAACTGGTGAATTTAAAGCAATAGCAGAATGGTTGTTAGAAACGGACGGTACAAGTTTGATGAAGGTGTTGAGTGAAAGGGACGTTGATCCTGTTAGAACGTTTAGTAATGATATCTGTGAGATATTCCAAGTACTGGGTATAGAGGCTGTGAGAAAGTCAGTGGAAAAAGAAATGAATGCTGTTTTGCAATTTTATGGTCTATACGTAAATTACCGTCACCTTGCTTTGCTTTGTGACGTAATGACTGCTAAAGGACACTTGATGGCCATTACTCGTCATGGAATTAATAGACAAGACACTGGCGCTCTAATGAG ATGTTCGTTCGAAGAAACAGTGGACGTTTTGTTAGATGCGGCGTCTCATGCGGAAGTAGATCCAATGAGAGGAGTGTCTGAAAATATTATCATGGGGCAACTTCCTCGTATAGGAACAG GATGTTTCGATCTATTATTGGACGCTGAGAAATGCAAAGCAGGTATTGAAATACCAATGGCAGTGGGTGCTGGCGTAATGGGTACTGCCGGAATGTTCTTTGGCAGTGTCGCTACACCAAGCATGAGTCCTCAAATGACACCTTGGATGGGCGCTACGCCTGGCTATGGTGCCTCAAGCATGTCACCTG CACTTGGCAGTGGTATGACGCCAGGAGGAGCATGTTTCTCGCCATCGGGTGCATCAGATGCTTCGGGATTATCGCCAGCATACTCTGCATACTCACCACAACCCGGAAGTCCTGGAAGTCCGGGCCCCAGCATGAGTCCATATCCAATGTCACCAGCCGGTGGCGCATCACCAAGCTATTCGCCCACATCACCCGCCTACCTTCCAACATCGCCAAGCATAACACCGTCGAGTCCTAACTATTCGCCCACGAGTCCCACCTACTCGCCCACCAGTCCAAATTATTCACCAACGAGTCCAAGCTATTCACCAACGAGTCCAAGTTACTCACCAACGTCACCAAGTTACTCGCCAACAAGTCCAAGTTACTCACCAACGTCACCAAGCTACTCACCAACGAGTCCAAGCTACTCACCAACAAGTCCGAGCTATTCACCAACAAGTCCAAGTTACTCGCCAACGAGCCCAAGCTATTCACCAACGAGCCCAAGTTATTCACCTACGAGTCCAAGTTATTCACCAACGAGTCCAAGTTATTCACCAACGAGTCCGAGTTATTCTCCAACTAGCCCAAGCTACTCACCTACAAGTCCAAGTTATTCACCGACAAGTCCAAGTTACTCACCGAGTTCACCAAATTACACGCCAGCCTCGCCGTCTTATTCCCCGACGAGCCCAAGTTACTCACCGAGTTCTCCGCAATATTCACCAGCCAGTCCAAGTTACTCACCGAGCAGCCCGAAATATTCTCCAACGAGTCCGTCGTACTCGCCTACGTCGCCATCGTTCGCTGGTACATCGCCACAGTACACGCCAGCAAGTCCAACGTATTCTCCTACGAGTCCAACTTATTCACCAACGAGTCCATCGTACTCACCCAGTTCGCCGCAACACACAGCATCAGGAAGCACAAGATACTCGCCCAGTAGTCCGAATTATTCTCCTACTAGTCCAACGTACTCGCCTACGAGCCCTCAATATTCGCCATCGAGCACCAAATATTCACCCACTAGCCCAACATACACACCGACTAGCCCAAGTTATTCGCCGACGAGCCCAACGTATTCACCACCAGTACCGGGTTACTCACCCACGAGCCCAACGTATTCACCGGCGTCGCCAGCCTATGAAACAGACGattaa
- the Tm9sf3 gene encoding transmembrane 9 superfamily protein member 3: MNMCRARLLFHFLALSLLPFVRPDEHSHIYEDNDEVVLWMSTVGPYHNRQETYSYYSLPFCMGTKDVINHYHETFSEALQGIELKFSGLEIEFKADVAKMEYCQIKLTEESEKAFIYAVKNQYWYKMYMDDLPIWGVVGEPEENNGVVSYYIWTHKKFDIGYNGKQIVDVNLTSENKVKLMPRAAISFSYEVNWKKSNVKFEDRFDKYLDPNFFQHRIHWFSIFNSFMMVIFLVGLVSMILMRTLRKDYARYSKDEEMDDMERDLGDEYGWKQVHGDVFRPASHAMLFSALIGAGYQVTVVVLSVIIFAILGELYTERGSMLSTAIFVYAATSPINGYAGGGLYARMGGRIWIKQMILSAFMLPIIVCGTAFFINFIAMYYHASRAIPFGSMVAVTCICIFVILPLTLVGTILGRNLAGTPDAPCRVNAVPRPIPEKKWFMEPLVIIMLGGILPFGSIFIEMYFIFTSFWAYKIYYVYGFMLLVFVILMIVTVCVTIVCTYFLLNAEDYRWQWTSFLAAASTAGYVYMYSFYYFFFKTKMYGLFQTAFYFGYMALFSLALGIMCGTVGYVGTNAFVRKIYSTVKID, encoded by the exons ATGAACATGTGTCGGGCTCGATTGTTATTCCACTTTCTGGCGCTTAGCCTACTCCCTTTCGTCCGACCCGACGAGCACAGCCACATC TATGAAGATAACGACGAAGTTGTACTATGGATGAGTACAGTCGGACCATATCACAATCGCCAAgaaacatattcgtattattcgTTACCTTTTTGTATGGGCACAAAGGATGTCATTAaccattatcacgaaactttcTCCGAGGCATTACAAGGCATCGAACTTAAATTTAGTGGCCTAGAAATTGAATTCAAGG CTGATGTTGCAAAGATGGAATATTGTCAAATAAAATTAACCGAAGAAAGTGAGAAAGCTTTCATATATGCAGTAAAGAATCAATATTGGTATAAGATGTACATGGACGACCTACCGATATGGG GCGTTGTGGGAGAGCCAGAAGAAAATAATGGAGTTGTGTCTTACTACATTTGGACACATAAAAAGTTTGATATAGGATACAATGGAAAGCAAATAGTTGATGTCAATTTAACTAGTGAAAATAAAGTGAAATTAATGCCACGAGCAGCTATTTCTTTTAGTTATGAAGTTAACTGGAAAAAGAGTAATGTGAAATTTGAAGACAGATTCGATAAATATTTGGATCCAAATTTCTTCCAGCATAGA ATCCATTGGTTTAGTATTTTTAATAGTTTCATGATGGTAATCTTTCTTGTCGGGCTCGTTTCCATGATTTTAATGCGTACATTAAGGAAAGATTATGCTAGATATAGCAAGGACGAAGAAATGGATGATATGGAACGAGATTTAGGCGATGAATACGGATGGAAACAAGTTCATGGAGATGTGTTTAGACCGGCTAGTCACGCGATGCTTTTTTCGGCTCTTATAGGCGCAGGTTATCAG GTCACTGTCGTTGTACTTAGTGTTATTATATTTGCTATTCTTGGAGAACTGTACACAGAAAGAGGATCGATGTTATCGACAGCAATCTTTGTATATGCTGCCACATCGCCTATAAATGGTTACGCCGGAGGAGGCTTATATGCGCGTATGGGAGGCCGTATTTGGATCAAACAAATGATTCTCAGTGCCTTTATGTTACCTATTATCGTCTGTGGCACTGCATTCTTCATCAACTTCATCGCAATGTATTACCACGCCAGTCGCGCTATACCATTTGGTTCAATG GTGGCAGTAACATGTATTTGCATATTTGTTATATTACCATTAACATTAGTCGGAACGATTTTGGGCCGTAATCTAGCTGGAACACCGGACGCACCGTGCAGAGTAAATGCGGTACCTCGACCGATTCCTGAAAAAAAGTGGTTTATGGAACCACTGGTCATCATAATGCTTGGTGGTATCTTGCCTTTTGGATCGATATTCATTGAAAT gtactttatttttacctcaTTTTGGGCGTACAAAATCTATTACGTTTATGGATTTATGTTACTAGTATTCGTTATTCTAATGATAGTAACCGTTTGTGTTACTATTGTTTGTACATATTTCTTGCTGAACGCTGAAGATTACCGATG GCAGTGGACAAGTTTCTTAGCTGCAGCTTCAACTGCTGGTTATGTTTACATGTATTCATTCTATTATTTCTTCTTTAAAACTAA GATGTATGGTCTCTTCCAAACAGCATTTTACTTTGGTTATATGGCATTGTTCAGCCTTGCGTTAGGCATCATGTGCGGAACAGTCGGTTACGTTGGGACTAACGCATTTGTACGAAAGATCTATTCCACAGTTAAGATAGACTAA